A genomic stretch from Astatotilapia calliptera chromosome 4, fAstCal1.2, whole genome shotgun sequence includes:
- the LOC113021066 gene encoding trinucleotide repeat-containing gene 6A protein isoform X1: MAPIRDSVSHSPNQTGLDHPGLDSQYEPPPWSSGSPCSSDGNSNWGKALVDGSTDTPNNPSSTSSSVWPPSSFSCSSSSSSSGCGSGSDPESASECMDADSSSSIGSERNLAATTVMMMSANASSSSATSSPTSSLGNAAMMVSVSMNGDGNGNSHQVVGAGMETISSANNGNNMSEPSHYSMAGSNSIGSNNMSNHNNKLVNNGGVWGTPSGSNVIPTGGSTPCINGGLNPNTLNPNANHGAWPQNSIPNPASQGQRPPQAQGIGSKLGMAPQQAPLLGWGGMAAPDNSSMMQDTEVNNGTLSSNSGNGGLKPTNLNTESNGPNNTITMNTTTTTTNATMTSSPPNSTASPQLSGDCSWGSIGGGTGGPLANGNPSSAPQHPQGELGGSGAFGTPWGAATYPVDKGPPNADTVNPQIPSTAAYKSNNNHNNTGAPRWDQGPSNTPNQPQSNLSCGIGSNQILGSTGQTAGNGNQTTMGPPAAIPRPWGSSASLSSSSSSTTPSNNPSDAGSHKGSSSNNGWKSLEDDAMGMGGAVGGSGSHGLGSVTGGWGRSGGSEGSGESSGGRSSSDRESIQTKGGRSRKSPNPASVLSLLVRAEVDPRVLSNTGWGQTPIRQNTAWDVNSPNNNQNQGTRGDERKLSSGSSGWGKTTPAAPSQTSGGWGGGPGSSGIDTGSSGWGEQKPTSGWDSKSPLNGGAGHSGWDDGASCKGNNSSSNTWSNNINKDDRSSTWSNTSKPQQGWGSSSANVSDTWGASGETTRPSSNSHWGEPQKGAGSVGWDSDSDRSGSGCWSEPSRTNTSSSNTWVGSGGSNTPDGSTPNPGSTWGEPVLKPKPQSTTQGWAEPSKNNTGAQNWGEPNPKPSNEWGKGPESNMSRGSQGQNKPTGWLGGPMPTVGQKEEVSTGWEEPSPESIRRKMEIDDGTAAWGDPAQVKTQNPSKYSGGSVNMWNRTGQPDQEAVGPSPQHQSHPTHMSMQHVNQDKSSGSGWGEPYPQQKESASWGEPSAAPPVTVDNGTSAWGKPNDKSYSWGDGRDSRESGSGWGSQHKSAPGPKRMDTWCSDEMGNSWDQEEEVEIGMWSNNQQDSRSHDQVTWNYKHKSSTKMNKPVNKQDDPWMKPFIGQFSSMNFSRDSPDDSIKTGAGMVQDKRMDMGSIGDFNGVMGKNSGSRHHLHKDSTMDRSSYYDKLSPSAYDIPASDELSSNQSMSLSPSNSAQSVSCLNSGPSASHSSSGAAGQNVNPMLGGNTVAQGRGGPQSQPPPQPSLRNQVPPPILPAQVPSSLLKYPGGNGGLNPLFGPQQMAVLNQLSQLNQINQINQLQRLLLQQQQQKVQSQRPMPMGRQTEQTRPIGSSPSPMQPPRHMDPSLLKPAAPLKPYLDNYMSHSTPEMLKDAATLGSFSNFPLNLNSNLNVPLDMGVGGGSGGGVSYKEPPQSRLKKLWATDPPEQTSKPGAMSSGLRLEDSSFYDLISPGPSPLSPPGQSMGSVGDGWPPRANSPPPHGNTVTWPPEFRPGEPWKGYPNIDPETDPYVTPGSVINNLSINTVRDTDHLRDRNNGPSSSLNTTMPSNSAWSSIRASSHSGSLTSTAQSTSARPSESKWSPGSSVSNSSLAHELWKVPLPPKALSVAAPSRPPPGLTSQKPSPASSGWDGSALRLGGWSTAESRYTPGSSWGDSSSSGRTQWLVLKNLTPQIDGSTLRTLCMQHGPLITFHLNLPHGNAVVCYSSKDEATKAQKSLHMCVLGNTTILAEFASEEEISRFFAQGQSMATPSSGWQTLGSSQSRMDQSHPFPSRASEPNQWNSSDLHSSSLWGGPNYSSSLWGTPSGTEAGRISSPSPITSFLPVDHLTGGGDSM, encoded by the exons ATGGCTCCCATTCGGGATTCCGTCAGCCACTCCCCTAATCAAACAG GTCTGGATCATCCTGGCTTGGATTCGCAGTATGAGCCTCCCCCCTGGTCGTCTGGCTCTCCCTGCAGCAGTGACGGCAACAGCAACTGGGGCAAAGCCCTAGTAGACGGAAGCACCGACACCCCCAATAACCCTTCTTCAACCAGCTCTTCCGTCTGGCCTCCCTCATCTTTTTCTtgctcatcctcttcttcctcttctggcTGTGGATCAGGATCAGACCCTGAGTCGGCATCAGAATGCATGGACGCAGACTCTAGTTCCTCAATCGGCTCAGAGAGGAATCTTGCTGCTAcaacagtgatgatgatgtcagcAAATGCTTCTTCGTCATCTGCAACTTCTTCCCCCACCTCTTCTTTGGGGAATGCTGCCATGATGGTCAGCGTTTCAATGAACGGAGATGGCAATGGCAACAGTCATCAGGTGGTTGGCGCAGGTATGGAAACCATCAGCAGTGCAAATAATGGAAATAACATGTCTGAGCCCTCACACTACTCCATGGCTGGGTCCAACAGTATTGGCAGCAATAACATGagcaaccacaacaacaagctTGTCAATAACGGTGGTGTATGGGGCACCCCTTCAGGCAGCAATGTGATCCCCACTGGCGGAAGCACCCCCTGCATCAATGGAGGGTTAAACCCAAACACTTTAAACCCAAATGCCAACCATGGTGCCTGGCCACAAAATTCAATCCCAAATCCAGCATCCCAGGGCCAACGGCCTCCACAGGCTCAGGGGATAGGTTCCAAACTAGGTATGGCTCCCCAGCAGGCCCCCTTGCTGGGCTGGGGCGGCATGGCAGCTCCAGACAACAGCAGTATGATGCAAGACACCGAGGTGAATAATGGTACATTAAGCAGCAACAGTGGAAATGGTGGCCTAAAGCCTACCAACCTTAACACTGAATCCAATGGACCAAATAACACTATCACAAtgaatactactactactactactaatgcCACAATGACCTCTAGTCCACCAAACTCTACCGCCTCACCCCAACTCAGCGGGGATTGTTCTTGGGGTTCCATTGGAGGAGGGACCGGGGGTCCGCTGGCCAATGGAAACCCCTCGTCAGCACCCCAGCACCCCCAAGGAGAACTGGGGGGCAGTGGGGCATTCGGTACGCCTTGGGGCGCAGCTACCTACCCTGTAGACAAGGGCCccccaaatgcagacactgtGAACCCCCAAATCCCCTCTACTGCTGCTTATAAGAGTAATAATAACCACAATAACACTGGGGCCCCACGCTGGGACCAGGGGCCCTCCAACACCCCAAACCAGCCTCAGAGCAACTTGTCCTGTGGCATTGGCTCAAATCAAATCCTTGGCTCTACAGGCCAAACAGCAGGAAATGGAAACCAAACGACGATGGGGCCCCCAGCAGCAATACCTCGCCCCTGGGGGAGCAGTGCGTCCTTGTCCTCATCGTCGTCTTCCACAACGCCTAGTAACAACCCTTCAGATGCTGGAAGTCACAAAGGAAGCTCTTCTAACAATGGCTGGAAAAGCCTGGAGGATGACGCCATGGGAATGGGAGGAGCAGTGGGAGGCAGTGGAAGCCATGGCTTGGGGAGTGTCACAGGAGGCTGGGGTCGCTCTGGGGGAAGCGAGGGAAGCGGTGAGAGCTCCGGAGGCCGTTCTAGCTCAGACAGAGAGAGCATCCAGACAAAGGGGGGAAGGAGCAGAAAAAGTCCCAATCCTGCATCAGTACTATCACTTCTGGTCCGGGCTGAAGTGGACCCGAGGGTCCTGTCCAACACTGGATGGGGACAGACGCCCATACGGCAGAACACTGCCTGGGATGTCAATTCTCCAAATAACAATCAGAACCAGGGCACCAGGGGAGATGAAAGAAAGCTTAGCAGTGGAAGCTCCGGCTGGGGCAAAACGACACCGGCAGCTCCCTCCCAGACATCTGGAG GCTGGGGTGGTGGGCCAGGCAGCTCAGGCATAGATACAGGAAGTTCTGGCTGGGGAGAGCAGAAACCAACTTCTGGCTGGGACAGCAAAAGCCCACTGAATGGAGGAGCTGGGCATAGCGGCTGGGATGATGGAGCCAGCTGCAAGGGtaataacagcagcagcaacacctgGAGCAACAACATTAACAAAGATGACAG atcCAGTACCTGGAGTAATACCTCCAAACCACAGCAGGGCTGGGGTTCCAGCAGTGCAAATGTAAGTGACACCTGGGGTGCCAGTGGAGAAACCACCAGACCAAGCTCCAACAGCCACTGGGGAGAGCCCCAAAAAGGCGCAGGCTCAGTAGGTTGGGATAGCGACAGTGACCGGTCTGGTTCTGGATGTTGGAGCGAGCCGAGCCGTACCAACACCAGCAGCAGTAACACCTGGGTGGGGAGCGGTGGATCAAATACTCCAGACGGGAGCACTCCAAATCCAGGCTCCACCTGGGGAGAGCCAGTCCTCAAACCCAAACCTCAGAGTACCACTCAGGGCTGGGCTGAGCCATCGAAGAACAACACTGGAGCCCAGAACTGGGGTGAGCCCAATCCTAAGCCCTCTAACGAGTGGGGAAAAGGTCCTGAATCCAACATGTCCAGAGGCAGTCAAGGTCAAAACAAGCCCACAG GCTGGCTGGGAGGCCCCATGCCCACAGTAGGTCAGAAGGAGGAAGTGTCGACTGGGTGGGAAGAGCCTTCTCCAGAGTCCATCCGCCGAAAAATGGAGATCGATGATGGAACTGCAGCTTGGGGAGACCCAG Ctcaagtaaaaacacaaaatccaa GCAAATACAGCGGTGGGTCTGTCAACATGTGGAACAGGACTGGTCAACCAGACCAGGAAGCTGTGGGCCCCTCCCCTCAGCACCAGTCCCACCCAACCCACATGTCAATGCAGCATGTTAACCAGGACAAAAGCTCCGGTTCTG GTTGGGGTGAGCCATACCCCCAACAGAAGGAATCCGCATCATGGGGGGAGCCTAGTGCTGCTCCGCCTGTGACTGTGGACAACGGGACGTCTGCCTGGGGAAAGCCCAATGACAAGAGCTACAGTTGGGGTGACGGCAGGGATAGCAGGGAGTCTGGGTCAGGATGGGGCAGTCAGCATAAGTCTG CTCCAGGTCCCAAGCGCATGGACACATGGTGTAGTGACGAGATGGGAAATAGCTGGGACCAGGAAGAGGAAGTGGAGATCGGCATGTGGAGCAACAATCAACAGGACAGCAGATCCCATGACCAAGTCACCTGGAACTACAAGCATAAAAGCTCTACTAAG ATGAACAAACCAGTCAACAAACAGGATGATCCCTGGATGAAACCCTTCATCGGCCAGTTCAGCAGCATGAACTTCTCT AGGGACTCCCCTGATGACTCCATTAAGACTGGAGCCGGGATGGTGCAGGACAAGCGTATGGACATGGGCAGTATTGGGGACTTCAATGGAGTTATGGGGAAGAATTCTGGGTCTCGGCACCACCTCCACAAGGACTCCACCATGGATCGCAGTTCTTACTATGACAAG CTTTCACCCTCTGCTTACGATATCCCAGCTTCTGATGAACTCTCCTCCAATCAAAGCATGAGCCTTTCCCCCTCCAATTCTGCTCAGTCTGTCTCTTGTCTCAATTCTGGGCCGTCTGCTTCCCACTCTAGTTCTGGGGCTGCTGGGCAG AATGTAAACCCAATGTTGGGCGGCAACACCGTAGCACAGGGCCGAGGTGGCCCCCAGTCCCAGCCCCCTCCTCAACCCAGTCTTCGTAATCAAGTGCCTCCACCCATCCTGCCCGCTCAG gtTCCTTCATCCCTGTTGAAGTACCCGGGAGGCAATGGCGGTCTGAACCCTCTGTTTGGCCCTCAGCAGATGGCTGTTCTCAACCAGCTGTCACAGCTAAACCAGATCAACCAGATCAACCAATTACAG CGTCTTCTCctccagcagcaacagcagaagGTTCAAAGCCAGAGACCCATGCCTATgggacgtcagactgaacag ACACGTCCAATTGGTTCCTCTCCATCACCGATGCAGCCACCACGACACATGGACCCCTCGCTGCTGAAGCCGGCCGCGCCCCTCAAGCCGTACCTGGATAACTACATGTCCCACAGCACCCCTGAGATGCTGAAGGATGCTGCCACTCTTGGATCCTTCAGCAACTTCCCTTTAA ACTTGAATTCTAACCTGAATGTACCCCTGGACATGGGTGttggtggtggtagtggtggtggagTGAGCTATAAAGAGCCACCCCAGTCCAGACTGAAGAAACTTTGGGCTACCGACCCTCCGGAGCAGACCAGCAAACCTG GTGCTATGTCGTCTGGGCTGCGTCTGGAGGACTCCTCCTTCTATGACTTAATTTCTCCTGGCCCCTCTCCCCTGAGTCCTCCCGGCCAATCAATGGGCTCGGTGGGCGATGGCTGGCCACCTCGTGCCAACTCCCCCCCGCCCCATGGAAACACTGTCACCTGGCCCCCAG AGTTCCGGCCCGGGGAGCCTTGGAAAGGTTACCCCAACATTGACCCTGAGACTGACCCATATGTGACCCCCGGCAGTGTCATCAACAACCTCTCCATCAACACCGTCCGCGACACAGACCACCTCAGGGACAGGAACAACG GGccatcctcatcactgaacaccACGATGCCTTCTAACAGTGCCTGGTCATCCATTCGTGCCTCCAGCCACAGCGGTTCCCTCACCAGTACAGCACAAAGCACTTCAG CCAGACCCAGTGAGTCAAAGTGGTCTCCCGGCAGCAGTGTGTCAAACTCCTCCCTAGCTCATGAGCTTTGGAAGGTCCCCCTGCCTCCCAAGGCGCTGTCTGTGGCGGCCCCCTCCAGACCACCGCCTGGCCTCACCAGCCAGAAGCCCAGCCCTGCCTCCTCTGGCTGGGATGGCTCTGCCCTGAGGCTGGGGGGCTGGAGCACCGCTGAGTCCAGATACACACCTG GTTCCAGTTGGGgtgacagcagcagctcagggaGAACCCAGTGGCTCGTTCTGAAAAATCTCACACCTCAG ATTGACGGCTCTACATTGAGGACTCTGTGTATGCAGCACGGCCCTCTGATCACATTCCACCTCAACCTGCCACATGGTAACGCTGTGGTATGCTACAGCTCCAAGGATGAGGCCACTAAGGCCCAGAAGAGCCTGCACAT GTGTGTTTTGGGGAACACTACTATTCTGGCTGAGTTTGCCAGCGAGGAGGAAATCAGCCGTTTCTTTGCACAAGGGCAGTCAATGGCCACTCCCTCCTCTGGCTGGCAGACCCTCGGCTCCTCTCAGAGCAGAATGGATCAGTCTCACCCCTTTCCAAGCCGCGCTTCTGAACCCAACCAGTGGAACAGCAGCGACCTTCACAGCTCCTCCCTCTGGGGTGGGCCCAACTATTCCAGTAGCCTGTGGGGGACTCCCAGTGGCACCGAGGCAGGGAGGATCAGCAGCCCTTCTCCAATCACCTCCTTCCTCCCAGTGGATCACCTGACAGGGGGCGGGGACTCCATGTGA
- the LOC113021066 gene encoding trinucleotide repeat-containing gene 6A protein isoform X3 — translation MAPIRDSVSHSPNQTGLDHPGLDSQYEPPPWSSGSPCSSDGNSNWGKALVDGSTDTPNNPSSTSSSVWPPSSFSCSSSSSSSGCGSGSDPESASECMDADSSSSIGSERNLAATTVMMMSANASSSSATSSPTSSLGNAAMMVSVSMNGDGNGNSHQVVGAGMETISSANNGNNMSEPSHYSMAGSNSIGSNNMSNHNNKLVNNGGVWGTPSGSNVIPTGGSTPCINGGLNPNTLNPNANHGAWPQNSIPNPASQGQRPPQAQGIGSKLGMAPQQAPLLGWGGMAAPDNSSMMQDTEVNNGTLSSNSGNGGLKPTNLNTESNGPNNTITMNTTTTTTNATMTSSPPNSTASPQLSGDCSWGSIGGGTGGPLANGNPSSAPQHPQGELGGSGAFGTPWGAATYPVDKGPPNADTVNPQIPSTAAYKSNNNHNNTGAPRWDQGPSNTPNQPQSNLSCGIGSNQILGSTGQTAGNGNQTTMGPPAAIPRPWGSSASLSSSSSSTTPSNNPSDAGSHKGSSSNNGWKSLEDDAMGMGGAVGGSGSHGLGSVTGGWGRSGGSEGSGESSGGRSSSDRESIQTKGGRSRKSPNPASVLSLLVRAEVDPRVLSNTGWGQTPIRQNTAWDVNSPNNNQNQGTRGDERKLSSGSSGWGKTTPAAPSQTSGGWGGGPGSSGIDTGSSGWGEQKPTSGWDSKSPLNGGAGHSGWDDGASCKGNNSSSNTWSNNINKDDRSSTWSNTSKPQQGWGSSSANVSDTWGASGETTRPSSNSHWGEPQKGAGSVGWDSDSDRSGSGCWSEPSRTNTSSSNTWVGSGGSNTPDGSTPNPGSTWGEPVLKPKPQSTTQGWAEPSKNNTGAQNWGEPNPKPSNEWGKGPESNMSRGSQGQNKPTGWLGGPMPTVGQKEEVSTGWEEPSPESIRRKMEIDDGTAAWGDPAQVKTQNPSKYSGGSVNMWNRTGQPDQEAVGPSPQHQSHPTHMSMQHVNQDKSSGSGWGEPYPQQKESASWGEPSAAPPVTVDNGTSAWGKPNDKSYSWGDGRDSRESGSGWGSQHKSAPGPKRMDTWCSDEMGNSWDQEEEVEIGMWSNNQQDSRSHDQVTWNYKHKSSTKMNKPVNKQDDPWMKPFIGQFSSMNFSRDSPDDSIKTGAGMVQDKRMDMGSIGDFNGVMGKNSGSRHHLHKDSTMDRSSYYDKNVNPMLGGNTVAQGRGGPQSQPPPQPSLRNQVPPPILPAQVPSSLLKYPGGNGGLNPLFGPQQMAVLNQLSQLNQINQINQLQRLLLQQQQQKVQSQRPMPMGRQTEQTRPIGSSPSPMQPPRHMDPSLLKPAAPLKPYLDNYMSHSTPEMLKDAATLGSFSNFPLNLNSNLNVPLDMGVGGGSGGGVSYKEPPQSRLKKLWATDPPEQTSKPGAMSSGLRLEDSSFYDLISPGPSPLSPPGQSMGSVGDGWPPRANSPPPHGNTVTWPPEFRPGEPWKGYPNIDPETDPYVTPGSVINNLSINTVRDTDHLRDRNNGPSSSLNTTMPSNSAWSSIRASSHSGSLTSTAQSTSARPSESKWSPGSSVSNSSLAHELWKVPLPPKALSVAAPSRPPPGLTSQKPSPASSGWDGSALRLGGWSTAESRYTPGSSWGDSSSSGRTQWLVLKNLTPQIDGSTLRTLCMQHGPLITFHLNLPHGNAVVCYSSKDEATKAQKSLHMCVLGNTTILAEFASEEEISRFFAQGQSMATPSSGWQTLGSSQSRMDQSHPFPSRASEPNQWNSSDLHSSSLWGGPNYSSSLWGTPSGTEAGRISSPSPITSFLPVDHLTGGGDSM, via the exons ATGGCTCCCATTCGGGATTCCGTCAGCCACTCCCCTAATCAAACAG GTCTGGATCATCCTGGCTTGGATTCGCAGTATGAGCCTCCCCCCTGGTCGTCTGGCTCTCCCTGCAGCAGTGACGGCAACAGCAACTGGGGCAAAGCCCTAGTAGACGGAAGCACCGACACCCCCAATAACCCTTCTTCAACCAGCTCTTCCGTCTGGCCTCCCTCATCTTTTTCTtgctcatcctcttcttcctcttctggcTGTGGATCAGGATCAGACCCTGAGTCGGCATCAGAATGCATGGACGCAGACTCTAGTTCCTCAATCGGCTCAGAGAGGAATCTTGCTGCTAcaacagtgatgatgatgtcagcAAATGCTTCTTCGTCATCTGCAACTTCTTCCCCCACCTCTTCTTTGGGGAATGCTGCCATGATGGTCAGCGTTTCAATGAACGGAGATGGCAATGGCAACAGTCATCAGGTGGTTGGCGCAGGTATGGAAACCATCAGCAGTGCAAATAATGGAAATAACATGTCTGAGCCCTCACACTACTCCATGGCTGGGTCCAACAGTATTGGCAGCAATAACATGagcaaccacaacaacaagctTGTCAATAACGGTGGTGTATGGGGCACCCCTTCAGGCAGCAATGTGATCCCCACTGGCGGAAGCACCCCCTGCATCAATGGAGGGTTAAACCCAAACACTTTAAACCCAAATGCCAACCATGGTGCCTGGCCACAAAATTCAATCCCAAATCCAGCATCCCAGGGCCAACGGCCTCCACAGGCTCAGGGGATAGGTTCCAAACTAGGTATGGCTCCCCAGCAGGCCCCCTTGCTGGGCTGGGGCGGCATGGCAGCTCCAGACAACAGCAGTATGATGCAAGACACCGAGGTGAATAATGGTACATTAAGCAGCAACAGTGGAAATGGTGGCCTAAAGCCTACCAACCTTAACACTGAATCCAATGGACCAAATAACACTATCACAAtgaatactactactactactactaatgcCACAATGACCTCTAGTCCACCAAACTCTACCGCCTCACCCCAACTCAGCGGGGATTGTTCTTGGGGTTCCATTGGAGGAGGGACCGGGGGTCCGCTGGCCAATGGAAACCCCTCGTCAGCACCCCAGCACCCCCAAGGAGAACTGGGGGGCAGTGGGGCATTCGGTACGCCTTGGGGCGCAGCTACCTACCCTGTAGACAAGGGCCccccaaatgcagacactgtGAACCCCCAAATCCCCTCTACTGCTGCTTATAAGAGTAATAATAACCACAATAACACTGGGGCCCCACGCTGGGACCAGGGGCCCTCCAACACCCCAAACCAGCCTCAGAGCAACTTGTCCTGTGGCATTGGCTCAAATCAAATCCTTGGCTCTACAGGCCAAACAGCAGGAAATGGAAACCAAACGACGATGGGGCCCCCAGCAGCAATACCTCGCCCCTGGGGGAGCAGTGCGTCCTTGTCCTCATCGTCGTCTTCCACAACGCCTAGTAACAACCCTTCAGATGCTGGAAGTCACAAAGGAAGCTCTTCTAACAATGGCTGGAAAAGCCTGGAGGATGACGCCATGGGAATGGGAGGAGCAGTGGGAGGCAGTGGAAGCCATGGCTTGGGGAGTGTCACAGGAGGCTGGGGTCGCTCTGGGGGAAGCGAGGGAAGCGGTGAGAGCTCCGGAGGCCGTTCTAGCTCAGACAGAGAGAGCATCCAGACAAAGGGGGGAAGGAGCAGAAAAAGTCCCAATCCTGCATCAGTACTATCACTTCTGGTCCGGGCTGAAGTGGACCCGAGGGTCCTGTCCAACACTGGATGGGGACAGACGCCCATACGGCAGAACACTGCCTGGGATGTCAATTCTCCAAATAACAATCAGAACCAGGGCACCAGGGGAGATGAAAGAAAGCTTAGCAGTGGAAGCTCCGGCTGGGGCAAAACGACACCGGCAGCTCCCTCCCAGACATCTGGAG GCTGGGGTGGTGGGCCAGGCAGCTCAGGCATAGATACAGGAAGTTCTGGCTGGGGAGAGCAGAAACCAACTTCTGGCTGGGACAGCAAAAGCCCACTGAATGGAGGAGCTGGGCATAGCGGCTGGGATGATGGAGCCAGCTGCAAGGGtaataacagcagcagcaacacctgGAGCAACAACATTAACAAAGATGACAG atcCAGTACCTGGAGTAATACCTCCAAACCACAGCAGGGCTGGGGTTCCAGCAGTGCAAATGTAAGTGACACCTGGGGTGCCAGTGGAGAAACCACCAGACCAAGCTCCAACAGCCACTGGGGAGAGCCCCAAAAAGGCGCAGGCTCAGTAGGTTGGGATAGCGACAGTGACCGGTCTGGTTCTGGATGTTGGAGCGAGCCGAGCCGTACCAACACCAGCAGCAGTAACACCTGGGTGGGGAGCGGTGGATCAAATACTCCAGACGGGAGCACTCCAAATCCAGGCTCCACCTGGGGAGAGCCAGTCCTCAAACCCAAACCTCAGAGTACCACTCAGGGCTGGGCTGAGCCATCGAAGAACAACACTGGAGCCCAGAACTGGGGTGAGCCCAATCCTAAGCCCTCTAACGAGTGGGGAAAAGGTCCTGAATCCAACATGTCCAGAGGCAGTCAAGGTCAAAACAAGCCCACAG GCTGGCTGGGAGGCCCCATGCCCACAGTAGGTCAGAAGGAGGAAGTGTCGACTGGGTGGGAAGAGCCTTCTCCAGAGTCCATCCGCCGAAAAATGGAGATCGATGATGGAACTGCAGCTTGGGGAGACCCAG Ctcaagtaaaaacacaaaatccaa GCAAATACAGCGGTGGGTCTGTCAACATGTGGAACAGGACTGGTCAACCAGACCAGGAAGCTGTGGGCCCCTCCCCTCAGCACCAGTCCCACCCAACCCACATGTCAATGCAGCATGTTAACCAGGACAAAAGCTCCGGTTCTG GTTGGGGTGAGCCATACCCCCAACAGAAGGAATCCGCATCATGGGGGGAGCCTAGTGCTGCTCCGCCTGTGACTGTGGACAACGGGACGTCTGCCTGGGGAAAGCCCAATGACAAGAGCTACAGTTGGGGTGACGGCAGGGATAGCAGGGAGTCTGGGTCAGGATGGGGCAGTCAGCATAAGTCTG CTCCAGGTCCCAAGCGCATGGACACATGGTGTAGTGACGAGATGGGAAATAGCTGGGACCAGGAAGAGGAAGTGGAGATCGGCATGTGGAGCAACAATCAACAGGACAGCAGATCCCATGACCAAGTCACCTGGAACTACAAGCATAAAAGCTCTACTAAG ATGAACAAACCAGTCAACAAACAGGATGATCCCTGGATGAAACCCTTCATCGGCCAGTTCAGCAGCATGAACTTCTCT AGGGACTCCCCTGATGACTCCATTAAGACTGGAGCCGGGATGGTGCAGGACAAGCGTATGGACATGGGCAGTATTGGGGACTTCAATGGAGTTATGGGGAAGAATTCTGGGTCTCGGCACCACCTCCACAAGGACTCCACCATGGATCGCAGTTCTTACTATGACAAG AATGTAAACCCAATGTTGGGCGGCAACACCGTAGCACAGGGCCGAGGTGGCCCCCAGTCCCAGCCCCCTCCTCAACCCAGTCTTCGTAATCAAGTGCCTCCACCCATCCTGCCCGCTCAG gtTCCTTCATCCCTGTTGAAGTACCCGGGAGGCAATGGCGGTCTGAACCCTCTGTTTGGCCCTCAGCAGATGGCTGTTCTCAACCAGCTGTCACAGCTAAACCAGATCAACCAGATCAACCAATTACAG CGTCTTCTCctccagcagcaacagcagaagGTTCAAAGCCAGAGACCCATGCCTATgggacgtcagactgaacag ACACGTCCAATTGGTTCCTCTCCATCACCGATGCAGCCACCACGACACATGGACCCCTCGCTGCTGAAGCCGGCCGCGCCCCTCAAGCCGTACCTGGATAACTACATGTCCCACAGCACCCCTGAGATGCTGAAGGATGCTGCCACTCTTGGATCCTTCAGCAACTTCCCTTTAA ACTTGAATTCTAACCTGAATGTACCCCTGGACATGGGTGttggtggtggtagtggtggtggagTGAGCTATAAAGAGCCACCCCAGTCCAGACTGAAGAAACTTTGGGCTACCGACCCTCCGGAGCAGACCAGCAAACCTG GTGCTATGTCGTCTGGGCTGCGTCTGGAGGACTCCTCCTTCTATGACTTAATTTCTCCTGGCCCCTCTCCCCTGAGTCCTCCCGGCCAATCAATGGGCTCGGTGGGCGATGGCTGGCCACCTCGTGCCAACTCCCCCCCGCCCCATGGAAACACTGTCACCTGGCCCCCAG AGTTCCGGCCCGGGGAGCCTTGGAAAGGTTACCCCAACATTGACCCTGAGACTGACCCATATGTGACCCCCGGCAGTGTCATCAACAACCTCTCCATCAACACCGTCCGCGACACAGACCACCTCAGGGACAGGAACAACG GGccatcctcatcactgaacaccACGATGCCTTCTAACAGTGCCTGGTCATCCATTCGTGCCTCCAGCCACAGCGGTTCCCTCACCAGTACAGCACAAAGCACTTCAG CCAGACCCAGTGAGTCAAAGTGGTCTCCCGGCAGCAGTGTGTCAAACTCCTCCCTAGCTCATGAGCTTTGGAAGGTCCCCCTGCCTCCCAAGGCGCTGTCTGTGGCGGCCCCCTCCAGACCACCGCCTGGCCTCACCAGCCAGAAGCCCAGCCCTGCCTCCTCTGGCTGGGATGGCTCTGCCCTGAGGCTGGGGGGCTGGAGCACCGCTGAGTCCAGATACACACCTG GTTCCAGTTGGGgtgacagcagcagctcagggaGAACCCAGTGGCTCGTTCTGAAAAATCTCACACCTCAG ATTGACGGCTCTACATTGAGGACTCTGTGTATGCAGCACGGCCCTCTGATCACATTCCACCTCAACCTGCCACATGGTAACGCTGTGGTATGCTACAGCTCCAAGGATGAGGCCACTAAGGCCCAGAAGAGCCTGCACAT GTGTGTTTTGGGGAACACTACTATTCTGGCTGAGTTTGCCAGCGAGGAGGAAATCAGCCGTTTCTTTGCACAAGGGCAGTCAATGGCCACTCCCTCCTCTGGCTGGCAGACCCTCGGCTCCTCTCAGAGCAGAATGGATCAGTCTCACCCCTTTCCAAGCCGCGCTTCTGAACCCAACCAGTGGAACAGCAGCGACCTTCACAGCTCCTCCCTCTGGGGTGGGCCCAACTATTCCAGTAGCCTGTGGGGGACTCCCAGTGGCACCGAGGCAGGGAGGATCAGCAGCCCTTCTCCAATCACCTCCTTCCTCCCAGTGGATCACCTGACAGGGGGCGGGGACTCCATGTGA